The sequence ATGTTACCCAGATTTGCATACATATTGGAACTCAACAACCCAGGTATATTCGCTATATACATgtaaatattattatacaatTTTTCATCATTATTTCTTTATCATGTTTTCGTCATATGTTCTTATTTTTTGTATGTTGATAGGTTCTGTTGTTGAATACAAAGTTGATTCCAATGGTAGATTTCTTTACTTCTACATGGCATTATCAGTTTTCATTTCTTGTTGGTAACATTGTCGTCCAGTCATTTCTATTGATGAAACAAGTCTGAAAAATAAGTACAGTGGTACTTTGTTATCTGCTTCAACATTTAATGCCAATGATCACATTTTTCCACTAGCCTTTTGTGTTGTTGATTCTGAGAATAATTCCTTCTCGACCTGGTTTTGCAACCAATTAAAGAGAATTATAGGTGGTCGAAATGAGGTTGTCATAGTATCTAATAGGCATAAAAGTATATGCAAAGCCATAGAGGTAGTATTTCCCAACGTTTTACATTGCATGTGCCTTGTTCATTTACTTAAGAACTTGAAGTTGAAGTATAAGAGAATAGTGGATACCGTATTTCATGCATGTGGAAAGACATTTAATATTGTAGACTTCGAACATGAAATACGTTTGTTGGAATCTTCTGTCCCTAGTATACGTGAGGAGCTTAAATCTATTGATTTTGCTAAGTGGTCTCGTGCCTACTCACCACGTAGGAGATATAATGTCATGACCACTAATATATCTGAGAGTTTGAATTCTACTATGTTGAAGGCTCGAGAGTTACTAATATGTTTAATGTTTAAGATATTGCGAATGATGTTGCAAAGATGGTTTTTTGAACGAAGAAATGAAGCTGATAATTATCAAGTGACTGATTTTATCATAACCATTGAAGGTATATTAAGGGAACAAATTTAACGTAGCCGATCAATGAAGGTATTGTCATTTTAACTATTCTTACATATGCTTAGTATACATCTccatatttcatatatacaatatatatataaatattatatttttgcaTTGTAGGTTAATCTAGTTAATAACATGAAATACCAAGTCATAGATGGAACTTTCCAATATGTTCTTTACTTACCTACGAAGGTTTGTACTTTTAGGATCTGGGATATATTGAAAATACCTTGTGCGTATGCATG comes from Cucumis melo cultivar AY chromosome 12, USDA_Cmelo_AY_1.0, whole genome shotgun sequence and encodes:
- the LOC127144160 gene encoding uncharacterized protein LOC127144160: MSKVDSNFTLKVQDMFSTKSLFKQCVQATALRDNFQYVTVKSNKEVIILQCAIENCKWSMHASCCIRGDRSLWVLTKFGSKHTCSVDVPLTDRRHATFTVIKDLIKNKIYLAAWHAREAALDGICGSSEDSYKMLPRFAYILELNNPGSVVEYKVDSNVISIDETSLKNKYSGTLLSASTFNANDHIFPLAFCVVDSENNSFSTWFCNQLKRIIGGRNEVVIVSNRHKSICKAIEVVFPNVLHCMCLVHLLKNLKLKYKRIVDTVFHACGKTFNIVDFEHEIRLLESSVPSIREELKSIDFAKWSRAYSPRRRYNVMTTNISESLNSTMLKARELLICLMFKILRMMLQRWFFERRNEADNYQVTDFIITIEGILREQI